Proteins encoded in a region of the Carassius auratus strain Wakin chromosome 21, ASM336829v1, whole genome shotgun sequence genome:
- the LOC113038370 gene encoding uncharacterized protein LOC113038370, producing the protein MVVHENSKFLKCSEQPCHQHNNSTFKVTRAVQKIECDFHAHLISKDAPLIRSWEIKNKMAPVCGAGRLLSLALIVFVLFLLTTFNNVDSLLVYDRQILLNIRLNMENMLIYNSGGSKTSPHLHELPVYLCRTPFPARKKKRHKRRGKRGGLLIKIRSRLAVSRNLRRTLAEYQIDDCNYISMLSLDPVYTWLVPVVDADKESRAPRSVSPRFRRGRVNTSCLRVLDREPRIAINPDPARIALVNARSLVNKTFILNYFYTSNNLDLLCVTETWMNEGELSPFSEVLPLNFDFFNSPRLTGWGGGIAIIFKEKLNCRRVMCNFYSSFELIVFELFRFSG; encoded by the exons ATGGTTGTACATGAAAATTCCAAGTTTTTGAAATGCTCAGAACAGCCCTGTCACCAACACAACAATTCCACTTTCAAAGtcactagggctgtgcaaaaaatcgaatgcgattttcatgcacatctcatcagtaaagacgctcctttaattagatCTTGGGAGATAAAAAACAAGATGGCGCCAGTGTGTGGGGCAGGCCGTCTGTTGTCTCTAGCCTTAAtcgtgtttgtgttgtttttactaACTACTTTTAACAATGTGGACTCTCTACTGGTGTATGATCGCCAGATACTGCTGAACATTAGATTAAATATggaaaatatgctaatttataaTTCTGGTGGATCGAAAACCTCACCTCACCTGCATGAGTTACCTGTGTATCTCTGCCGAACGCCGTTTCCTGCTCGGAAGAAAAAGCGACATAAACGTCGGGGGAAACGTGGCGGCCTGCTGATAAAAATTAGATCCCGTCTGGCAGTTTCCCGTAATCTCCGTAGAACATTAGCGGAGTATCAGATAGATGACTGCAACTATATTTCCATGCTCTCTTTGGATCCTGTCTACACCTGGCTGGTACCGGTGGTCGACGCCGACAAGGAGTCCAGGGCTCCCCGTTCCGTGTCTCCCCGCTTCCGGAGAGGTAGAGTTAACACATCGTGCCTACGGGTGTTGGATCGTGAGCCCCGGATAGCAATTAACCCAGATCCGGCCAGGATTGCCCTGGTAAATGCCAGGTCGctggtaaacaaaacttttatctTAAATTACTTTTATACCTCAAATAACTTGGATCTACTGTGTGTGACTGAAACCTGGATGAACGAGGGTGAGTTAAGCCCCTTTTCGGAGGTTTTACCTTTAAACTTTGACTTTTTTAACTCTCCACGACTTACAGGATGGGGTGGAGGAATTGCGattatttttaaggaaaaatTAAACTGCCGGCGTGTGATGTGCAACTTCTACTCAAGCTTTGAGCTGATTGTATTTGAG CTTTTCCGATTTTCTGGCTGA